Proteins from one Rosa chinensis cultivar Old Blush chromosome 7, RchiOBHm-V2, whole genome shotgun sequence genomic window:
- the LOC112180303 gene encoding uncharacterized protein LOC112180303, producing the protein MAKLSDSRNSNRSDRRNKYLKPNLGGRKLGPRKLATLFQGLGLQDKTPSSFMLSPMSAKSPSPNPRSGIPSAPPTPNAPARHGLRPPSRLRGSDMRQAFRR; encoded by the exons atgGCAAAGCTCTCTGATTCCCGCAATTCCAACCGTTCCGATCGCCGGAACAAATACCTGAAGCCGAATCTGGGTGGCCGGAAATTGGGTCCTCGGAAATTGGCGACGCTATTCCAGGGTTTGGGGCTCCAAGACAAAACCCCTTCTTCTTTCATGTTATCGCCTATGTCAGCAAAGAGTCCAAGCCCTAACCCTAGATCTGGAATCCCGAGCGCACCTCCTACTCCCAATGCACCGGCGAGGCATggtctccggccaccatctcgcCTCCGTGGCTCGGATATGCGGCAG GCTTTTCGCCGATGA